A window of Corallococcus macrosporus DSM 14697 contains these coding sequences:
- a CDS encoding PhoH family protein has product MRKNFILDTNVLLHDPRSIYGFKDNNVIIPIYVIEEIDQFKRDLSELGRNARLVARYLDSFRAEGSLKEGVPLPHGGMLRVSFTERALPPSMADGNLMDNRILGVALDLMEAEPDTQAVFITKDTNLRIRADALGLIAQDYDTERVEITELYTGFAERLVPKDLVDQMYRQGAEVELPDTESLFANQVVLLKDETNPSHTAMGRYNGARGRLVPLARQIKDGTWGVRPRNMEQAFCLDLLLNDDIKLVTIVGKAGTGKTLLAIAAGLQKVTEEGLYQKLLVSRPIFPLGRDIGYLPGSVEEKLNPWMQPIFDNVEFLMNLSRADKKAGRGYHELLDLGLMEIEPLTYIRGRSLPNQFIIVDEAQNLTPHEVKTIITRVGDNTKIILTGDPFQIDNPYVDATNNGLVHVVNRFKSEKIAAHITMAKGERSALAELAANLL; this is encoded by the coding sequence TACGGCTTCAAAGACAACAACGTCATCATCCCCATCTACGTCATCGAGGAGATCGACCAGTTCAAGCGCGATCTCTCCGAGCTGGGCCGCAACGCGCGCCTGGTGGCGCGCTACCTGGACTCGTTCCGCGCCGAGGGCTCGCTGAAGGAGGGGGTGCCCCTGCCGCACGGCGGCATGCTGCGGGTGAGCTTCACCGAGCGCGCCCTGCCGCCGTCCATGGCGGACGGCAACCTGATGGACAACCGCATCCTCGGGGTGGCGCTGGACCTGATGGAGGCGGAGCCGGACACGCAGGCCGTCTTCATCACCAAGGACACCAACCTCCGCATCCGCGCGGACGCCCTGGGCCTCATCGCCCAGGACTACGACACCGAGCGGGTGGAGATCACCGAGCTGTACACCGGCTTCGCCGAGCGGCTGGTCCCCAAGGACCTGGTGGACCAGATGTACCGCCAGGGCGCGGAGGTGGAGCTGCCGGACACCGAGTCCCTGTTCGCCAACCAGGTGGTGCTCCTCAAGGACGAGACGAACCCGTCCCACACCGCCATGGGCCGCTACAACGGGGCCCGGGGCCGGCTGGTGCCGCTGGCGCGGCAGATCAAGGACGGGACGTGGGGCGTCCGCCCGCGCAACATGGAGCAGGCCTTCTGCCTGGACCTGCTGCTCAACGACGACATCAAGCTGGTCACCATCGTGGGCAAGGCGGGCACGGGCAAGACGCTGCTCGCCATCGCCGCGGGCCTGCAGAAGGTGACGGAGGAGGGGCTCTACCAGAAGCTGCTGGTCAGCCGGCCCATCTTCCCGCTGGGGCGGGACATCGGGTATCTGCCCGGCAGCGTCGAGGAGAAGCTCAACCCCTGGATGCAGCCCATCTTCGACAACGTGGAGTTCCTGATGAACCTCAGCCGCGCGGACAAGAAGGCCGGGCGCGGCTACCACGAGCTGCTGGACCTGGGGCTGATGGAGATCGAGCCGCTCACGTACATCCGCGGCCGCAGCCTGCCCAACCAGTTCATCATCGTGGACGAGGCCCAGAACCTCACGCCGCACGAGGTGAAGACCATCATCACCCGCGTGGGCGACAACACGAAGATCATCCTCACGGGAGACCCGTTCCAGATCGACAACCCGTACGTGGACGCGACGAACAACGGCCTGGTCCACGTGGTCAACCGCTTCAAGAGCGAGAAGATCGCGGCG